DNA from Streptomyces rishiriensis:
TCGCGCGGGTCGATGACACCGTCGTCGTACAGCCGCCCGGACAGGAACATGGGCAGCGACTCGGACTCGATCTGCTGCTCCACCATGGCGCGCAGGGCGGCGTCCGCGTCGTCGTCGTACGGGTGACCCTTCGCGGCAGCCGACTGCCGGGCGACGATCGACAGGACCCCGGCGAGCTGCTGCGGGCCCATCACCGCCGACTTGGCGCTCGGCCAGGCGAAGAGGAACCGGGGGTCGTAGGCGCGCCCGCACATGCCGTAGTGGCCCGCCCCGTACGAGGCGCCCATGAGGACGGACAGGTGCGGGACCTTCGAGTTGGCGACGGCGTTGATCATCATCGCGCCGTGCTTGATGATGCCGCCCTGTTCGTACTCCCTGCCGACCATGTAGCCGGTGGTGTTGTGCAGGAAGAGGAGCGGGATGTCGCGCTGGTTGGCGAGCTGGATGAACTGGGCGGCCTTCTGGGACTCCGCGCTGAAGAGCACGCCCTGGGCGTTGGCCAGGATGCCGACCGGATAGCCGTGCAGGGTCGCCCAGCCGGTGACGAGGCTCGTTCCGTAGAGGGGCTTGAACTCGTCGAAGTCGGAGGCGTCGACGAGCCGGGCGATCACCTCGCGCGGGTCGAAGGGGGTCCGCAGATCGCCGGGGACGATGCCCAGGAGTTCGTCCTCGTCATACTTGGGAGGGACGGCCGGACCCGGATCCCGGTACGCCTTGCGGTGGTTGAGGCGTGCCACCACGCGGCGCGCCTGCCGCAGCGCGTCCCGCTCGTCGACGGCGAAGTGGTCGGCGAGGCCGGACACGCGCGCGTGCATCTCGGCGCCGCCCAGCGACTCGTCGTCGCTCTCCTCGCCGGTCGCCATCTTCACCAGGGGCGGACCGCCCAGGAACACCTTCGCGCGCTCCTTGACCATGATCGCGTGGTCGGACATGCCGGGGATGTACGCGCCACCCGCGGTCGAGTTCCCGAAGACGACGGCAATGGTCGGGATCCCGGCGGCGGAGAGCCGGGTCAGGTCGCGGAAGACGGCCCCGCCCGGGATGAAGATCTCCTTCTGCGACGGCAGGTCGGCGCCGCCCGACTCCACCAGGCTGATGCAGGGCAGCCGGTTGGCGAGGGCGATGTCGTTGGCGCGCAGTGCCTTCTTCAGGGACCAGGGGTTGCTGGCACCCCCGCGCACCGTCGGGTCGTTGGCGGTGATGAGGCACTCCACGCCCTCGACGACCCCGATGCCGGTGACGAGGGAGGCGCCCACGGTGTACTCGGGGGAGGCGCTGCCCCAGGCGGCCAGCGGCGACAGCTCCAGGAACGGCGTGTCGGGGTCGAGGAGCAGCTCGATGCGCTCCCGGGCGAGGAGCTTGCCGCGCGCACGGTGCCTGGCGACGTACTTCTCCCCTCCCCCCGCCAGCGCCTTCGCGTGCTCGGTCTCGAGGTCGGCGAGCTTGGCGAGCATGGCCTCGCGGTGCGCGCGGTAGTCGGGGCCCTGGGTGTCCAGGGCGGACGTCAGAGCCGTCACAGGAGGGCCTCCGGGAT
Protein-coding regions in this window:
- a CDS encoding acyl-CoA carboxylase subunit beta, producing MTALTSALDTQGPDYRAHREAMLAKLADLETEHAKALAGGGEKYVARHRARGKLLARERIELLLDPDTPFLELSPLAAWGSASPEYTVGASLVTGIGVVEGVECLITANDPTVRGGASNPWSLKKALRANDIALANRLPCISLVESGGADLPSQKEIFIPGGAVFRDLTRLSAAGIPTIAVVFGNSTAGGAYIPGMSDHAIMVKERAKVFLGGPPLVKMATGEESDDESLGGAEMHARVSGLADHFAVDERDALRQARRVVARLNHRKAYRDPGPAVPPKYDEDELLGIVPGDLRTPFDPREVIARLVDASDFDEFKPLYGTSLVTGWATLHGYPVGILANAQGVLFSAESQKAAQFIQLANQRDIPLLFLHNTTGYMVGREYEQGGIIKHGAMMINAVANSKVPHLSVLMGASYGAGHYGMCGRAYDPRFLFAWPSAKSAVMGPQQLAGVLSIVARQSAAAKGHPYDDDADAALRAMVEQQIESESLPMFLSGRLYDDGVIDPRDTRTVLGLCLSAVHTAPFEGARGGFGVFRM